In the genome of Photobacterium sp. TLY01, one region contains:
- the trpD gene encoding anthranilate phosphoribosyltransferase, giving the protein MNSAIYPITDKLYDQQTLTKDESRTLFDAIIKGDVEPALLAAILTALKIKGETPDEIAGAATALLENAAPFPRPDYDFADIVGTGGDGADTINISTTSAFVAAACGVKIAKHGNRGVSSKSGSSDLLDKFGINLAMSAQDARAALDEQGVCFLFAPQYHSGVRHAMPARQAMKTRTIFNLLGPLINPARPSIELMGVYDAALVRPIAETMIALGMKRAAVVHGSGLDEVAIHGPTLVAEIINGDIREYTVTPEDFGLQTHALDAIKGGEPEENRAIITNILTGKGTEAQQSAVAVNVALLLRLFGQEDLKANAQQAMEVMQSGKAYQLVAQLAARG; this is encoded by the coding sequence ATGAACAGCGCTATTTATCCGATTACCGACAAGTTATACGACCAGCAAACGCTGACCAAAGACGAAAGCCGCACATTATTCGATGCCATTATCAAAGGGGACGTCGAGCCGGCGCTGCTGGCTGCCATTCTGACTGCCCTGAAAATCAAAGGCGAAACCCCCGACGAGATCGCCGGCGCCGCCACAGCGTTACTGGAAAATGCCGCGCCCTTCCCGCGTCCGGATTACGACTTTGCCGATATTGTCGGCACCGGCGGTGATGGCGCAGACACCATCAATATTTCCACCACCTCGGCCTTTGTCGCCGCTGCCTGCGGCGTCAAAATTGCCAAGCACGGTAACCGCGGTGTCTCCAGCAAATCAGGTTCATCAGACCTGCTGGATAAATTCGGCATTAATCTGGCGATGTCGGCACAAGATGCCCGGGCTGCATTGGACGAACAAGGGGTCTGTTTCCTGTTCGCGCCTCAGTATCACAGCGGTGTGCGACATGCCATGCCTGCCCGGCAGGCCATGAAAACCCGCACGATCTTTAACTTGCTCGGTCCGCTGATCAACCCTGCCCGTCCGAGCATTGAACTGATGGGCGTGTACGATGCCGCCCTGGTTCGTCCGATTGCCGAAACCATGATTGCGCTGGGGATGAAACGTGCCGCTGTAGTACACGGCAGCGGTTTGGATGAAGTTGCGATTCACGGCCCGACGCTGGTTGCTGAAATTATCAATGGCGATATTCGCGAATATACAGTGACTCCGGAAGATTTTGGCTTGCAAACCCACGCATTAGATGCGATTAAAGGGGGCGAACCGGAAGAAAACCGTGCCATTATCACCAACATACTGACCGGCAAAGGTACCGAAGCACAGCAAAGTGCTGTCGCCGTCAATGTCGCGCTGCTGCTTCGTCTGTTTGGTCAGGAAGACTTAAAAGCCAATGCTCAGCAAGCGATGGAAGTCATGCAATCCGGCAAAGCCTACCAGCTGGTAGCGCAACTGGCCGCACGAGGTTAA
- the trpCF gene encoding bifunctional indole-3-glycerol-phosphate synthase TrpC/phosphoribosylanthranilate isomerase TrpF has protein sequence METVLAKIVADKKIWVEARKAIQPLDSFIADVTPSDRDFYQALQSENAVFILECKKASPSKGLIREDFDLDHIAQVYSRYANAISVLTDEKYFQGNFDFLPQVRQHVTQPVLCKDFMIDPYQVYLARYYQADAILLMLSVLNDEQYRELAALAETLNLGVLTEVSNEEELERAIALQAKVVGINNRNLRDLSIDLNRTKVLAPRLPEGTLVISESGIYTNQQVRDLSDYAHGFLIGSSLMSEDNLEMAVRAVLLGEHKVCGLTHPDDACAAYQSGAVYGGLIFVEGSPRAVNAELARLVMSGAPLKYVGVFRNADVNAVAKHANALKLAAVQLHGNESPDYIAELKALLPADCEVWKAHGVSHALPDLTDWPADRHLLDTQIGNQSGGTGQAFDWSLLENCEEKNRIMLAGGLNPDNAKDAAGKGCRGLDFNSGVESEPGKKDRQKLLSVFKALKP, from the coding sequence ATGGAAACTGTACTCGCCAAAATCGTCGCTGATAAGAAAATCTGGGTTGAAGCCCGGAAGGCAATCCAACCGCTGGACAGCTTCATTGCCGATGTCACTCCCAGCGACCGGGACTTTTATCAGGCCCTGCAAAGCGAAAACGCGGTATTCATTCTTGAATGCAAAAAGGCGTCGCCGTCGAAAGGGCTGATCCGGGAAGATTTCGATCTGGATCATATTGCTCAGGTCTACAGCCGCTATGCCAATGCGATTTCCGTTCTGACTGATGAAAAGTATTTCCAGGGCAACTTTGATTTTCTGCCGCAAGTCCGCCAGCACGTTACCCAGCCCGTATTGTGCAAAGATTTTATGATAGACCCGTATCAGGTCTATCTGGCCCGTTATTACCAGGCGGATGCCATTTTGCTGATGCTGTCGGTCCTGAATGACGAGCAATACCGTGAACTGGCTGCCCTGGCTGAAACGCTGAACCTGGGCGTGCTGACCGAAGTCAGTAACGAAGAAGAGCTGGAACGTGCCATTGCACTGCAAGCCAAGGTGGTCGGCATCAACAACCGTAACCTGCGGGATCTCAGTATTGACCTGAACCGGACCAAAGTGCTGGCTCCGCGTTTGCCGGAAGGGACCCTGGTGATTTCAGAATCCGGCATTTATACCAACCAGCAAGTTCGTGACTTATCAGACTACGCCCATGGTTTTCTGATCGGCAGTTCACTGATGAGTGAAGACAACCTGGAAATGGCTGTACGCGCTGTGTTACTGGGCGAGCATAAAGTCTGCGGACTGACCCACCCGGATGATGCCTGTGCGGCGTACCAGAGCGGTGCGGTTTATGGTGGACTGATTTTCGTGGAAGGCTCGCCTCGGGCCGTCAATGCTGAACTGGCCCGTCTGGTGATGAGTGGTGCCCCGCTGAAATACGTCGGCGTATTTCGCAATGCAGATGTCAATGCGGTCGCCAAACACGCGAACGCGCTGAAACTGGCGGCCGTTCAGTTGCACGGCAATGAGTCGCCGGATTACATTGCCGAGCTGAAAGCCTTATTACCTGCAGACTGTGAAGTGTGGAAAGCCCACGGCGTCAGTCATGCCCTGCCCGACCTGACAGACTGGCCGGCTGACCGGCATCTGCTGGATACTCAGATCGGTAATCAGAGCGGCGGTACAGGTCAGGCATTTGACTGGTCGCTGCTGGAAAACTGCGAAGAGAAAAACCGCATTATGCTCGCTGGTGGTTTAAACCCGGACAATGCCAAAGACGCTGCCGGTAAAGGCTGCCGTGGCCTTGATTTTAACTCAGGCGTTGAAAGCGAACCCGGTAAAAAAGACAGACAGAAATTACTCTCGGTATTCAAGGCACTGAAGCCATAA
- the trpB gene encoding tryptophan synthase subunit beta — protein MSKLDPYFGEFGGQFVPQILVPALDQLEDAFIDAQKDPAFEKEFIDLLKDYAGRPTALTLCQNLTKGTKTKLYLKREDLLHGGAHKTNQVLGQALLAKRMGKHEIIAETGAGQHGVATALACALLGLKCRIYMGAKDVERQSPNVFRMKLMGAEVIPVHSGSATLKDACNEAMRDWSATYDKAHYLLGTAAGPHPFPTIVREFQRIIGEETKAQILDKEGRLPDAVIACVGGGSNAIGMFADFIEDTEVKLIGVEPAGLGLDTHMHGAPLKHGKLGIFFGMKAPLMQDEHGQVEESYSISAGLDFPSVGPQHAHLNATGRAEYGSVTDDEALDAFQALARHEGIIPALESAHALAYALKLIKEEPEKEQLLVVNLSGRGDKDIFTVHKILDEKGAL, from the coding sequence ATGAGTAAACTTGACCCGTATTTTGGTGAATTTGGTGGCCAGTTTGTGCCCCAGATTCTGGTTCCGGCCCTGGACCAGCTGGAAGATGCCTTCATTGATGCGCAAAAAGATCCGGCTTTTGAAAAAGAATTTATCGATTTACTGAAAGACTATGCCGGCCGCCCCACGGCGCTGACTTTATGTCAGAATTTAACCAAGGGGACAAAAACCAAACTCTACCTCAAGCGTGAAGATCTGCTCCACGGTGGCGCACACAAGACCAATCAGGTGCTGGGTCAGGCCCTGCTGGCCAAGCGCATGGGAAAACATGAAATCATCGCCGAAACCGGCGCAGGCCAGCATGGCGTTGCGACGGCACTGGCCTGTGCCCTGCTGGGTCTGAAATGCCGTATTTACATGGGTGCCAAAGACGTTGAGCGCCAAAGCCCGAACGTATTTCGCATGAAACTGATGGGCGCCGAAGTCATTCCGGTTCACTCCGGTTCTGCGACCTTAAAAGATGCCTGTAACGAAGCCATGCGTGACTGGTCAGCAACGTACGACAAGGCGCACTACCTGCTGGGCACAGCCGCAGGTCCGCACCCTTTCCCGACCATAGTCCGTGAATTCCAGCGCATTATCGGCGAGGAAACCAAGGCGCAGATACTCGATAAAGAAGGCCGTCTGCCGGATGCGGTGATCGCCTGTGTCGGCGGCGGTTCAAACGCCATCGGTATGTTTGCCGATTTTATCGAAGACACTGAGGTGAAACTGATTGGCGTAGAGCCTGCCGGCTTGGGCCTGGATACCCATATGCACGGCGCGCCGCTCAAACACGGTAAGCTGGGGATTTTCTTCGGTATGAAAGCCCCGTTAATGCAGGATGAACATGGTCAGGTGGAGGAATCTTATTCCATCTCTGCCGGTTTGGACTTTCCGTCCGTTGGTCCTCAGCATGCGCATCTCAATGCCACCGGCCGTGCGGAATACGGTTCAGTGACTGACGATGAGGCACTGGATGCGTTTCAGGCCCTGGCCCGCCATGAAGGCATCATTCCGGCACTTGAGTCAGCACACGCCCTGGCTTATGCACTCAAGCTGATCAAAGAGGAGCCGGAAAAGGAACAGCTTCTGGTGGTGAACCTGTCTGGCCGGGGTGACAAAGATATCTTTACCGTACATAAGATTCTGGATGAAAAGGGAGCCCTGTAA
- the trpA gene encoding tryptophan synthase subunit alpha produces the protein MDRYQALFSRLAAKQEGAFVPFVTLGDPSPALSLQIIDTLVESGADALELGIPFSDPLADGPTIQGATIRALEAGTTPDTCFDLLKQVRAKYPELPIGLLMYANLVFAGGIDHFYRRCQEAGVDSVLVADVPVNESAEFRQAAEKYGIHPIFIAPPNATASTLKTVAEYGGGYTYLLSRAGVTGAETKAGMPIDHLLASLAEYEAPPALLGFGISEPAQVSDAIKAGAAGAISGSAVVKIIEQHRENPDALLDALGQFIHSMKQATRS, from the coding sequence ATGGACCGTTATCAAGCATTATTCAGCCGTTTAGCGGCCAAACAGGAAGGCGCTTTTGTTCCTTTTGTGACTCTGGGCGATCCGAGTCCGGCACTCTCTTTACAGATCATTGATACCTTAGTTGAATCCGGCGCCGATGCCCTTGAACTGGGCATTCCGTTTTCAGACCCGCTGGCCGATGGCCCGACCATTCAGGGCGCAACGATTCGTGCGCTGGAAGCCGGCACCACGCCAGATACCTGTTTTGACCTGTTAAAACAGGTGCGTGCTAAATATCCTGAACTACCGATCGGACTGCTGATGTATGCCAATCTGGTGTTTGCGGGCGGTATTGATCATTTTTACCGTCGTTGTCAGGAAGCGGGCGTGGACTCTGTGCTGGTCGCCGATGTGCCGGTGAATGAATCCGCAGAATTCCGTCAGGCCGCAGAGAAATACGGGATTCATCCGATTTTCATCGCCCCACCAAACGCCACGGCGAGCACACTGAAAACCGTGGCGGAATATGGCGGCGGATATACCTATCTGCTGTCACGCGCCGGTGTGACAGGGGCAGAAACCAAAGCAGGTATGCCCATTGACCATCTGCTGGCCTCTTTGGCCGAGTATGAGGCGCCGCCTGCGCTGCTCGGTTTTGGTATCTCAGAGCCGGCTCAGGTGTCTGATGCGATCAAGGCTGGTGCCGCGGGTGCGATATCCGGTTCTGCTGTGGTCAAGATTATTGAGCAGCACAGAGAAAACCCAGACGCTTTGCTTGATGCATTAGGACAATTCATCCACAGCATGAAACAAGCCACCAGAAGCTGA
- a CDS encoding dicarboxylate/amino acid:cation symporter — MCLGTLAGAMMGHSASMFAPLGSIFIHLIKMLVIPLVAVAIISGAAGLGSSQSAGKIGLVTLGFFGLTSAVAVALALFMGEVFQPGMGVDLSGVQGMFANTYADKGDLPSFWATILGMIPTNIFQSLNEANILQILVFCMFFGLAVSKLEKERRDPLINGVNSIVDAMVWMINVVMKIAPIGVFGLMADAVGTFGFDALMVVFKLFVVYIAAILVYGFVFYPLMIKCFSKTSPIKFLAAMKKPQAVALSTASSMATLPVTMETCEEELKVKNSTAAFVLPLGATINMSGNAIYYGLVAIFFAQLFNVDLSMSAYIAIIVTSTLGAVGQAGVPGPSFLVVAVLLSAGIPIEGLPLLFALDRIFDMIRTALNITGDAACAVIVDSLISDEQKEDVRMATQNEA; from the coding sequence ATGTGCTTAGGTACATTGGCTGGTGCGATGATGGGGCATTCGGCGAGCATGTTTGCGCCGCTGGGCAGCATTTTCATCCACCTGATTAAAATGCTGGTAATCCCTCTGGTTGCTGTAGCTATCATCTCTGGCGCCGCCGGTCTGGGTAGCAGCCAGTCAGCCGGTAAGATCGGCCTGGTGACTCTGGGTTTCTTTGGCCTGACGTCCGCGGTTGCCGTTGCACTGGCACTGTTTATGGGCGAAGTGTTCCAGCCTGGCATGGGTGTCGACCTGAGCGGCGTTCAGGGTATGTTCGCAAACACTTATGCTGACAAAGGTGACCTGCCTTCGTTCTGGGCAACTATTTTGGGTATGATCCCAACCAACATTTTCCAATCCCTGAATGAAGCAAACATCCTGCAAATTCTGGTGTTCTGCATGTTCTTCGGTCTCGCCGTTTCCAAACTGGAAAAGGAACGCCGTGACCCGCTGATCAACGGTGTGAATTCCATCGTTGATGCGATGGTCTGGATGATCAATGTGGTCATGAAGATCGCGCCTATCGGCGTATTCGGCCTGATGGCTGATGCCGTAGGTACGTTTGGCTTTGATGCCCTGATGGTGGTGTTCAAGCTGTTTGTTGTCTACATCGCTGCCATCCTGGTGTACGGCTTCGTGTTCTACCCGCTGATGATCAAATGCTTCAGCAAGACATCGCCAATCAAGTTCCTGGCTGCAATGAAGAAGCCTCAGGCGGTTGCACTGTCGACTGCGTCTTCCATGGCAACTTTGCCTGTGACCATGGAAACTTGTGAAGAAGAGCTGAAAGTGAAAAACAGCACAGCGGCTTTCGTATTGCCGCTTGGTGCAACCATCAATATGAGCGGTAACGCTATTTATTATGGTCTGGTCGCTATTTTCTTTGCCCAGCTGTTCAATGTTGACCTGTCTATGAGCGCGTATATCGCCATCATCGTCACGTCCACACTGGGCGCCGTAGGTCAGGCAGGCGTACCTGGCCCTTCATTCCTGGTCGTGGCTGTTTTGCTGTCGGCTGGTATTCCTATCGAAGGTCTGCCTCTGCTGTTTGCGCTGGATCGTATCTTCGACATGATCCGTACTGCACTGAATATCACAGGTGATGCTGCCTGTGCTGTGATTGTGGACAGTCTGATCTCTGACGAGCAGAAAGAAGACGTGCGCATGGCAACACAGAACGAAGCATAA
- the yciA gene encoding acyl-CoA thioester hydrolase YciA, whose protein sequence is MNSENNVPRGQLLLRTLAMPADTNANGDIFGGWIMSQLDLAGAILAKEISRGKVVTVSVDNIVFKAPVGVGDVVCCYGECNRIGNTSLSVAMEVWVKPVGNDGIGERYKVSEATFNYVAIDANGRPRPIKKA, encoded by the coding sequence ATGAATTCAGAAAATAATGTCCCTCGAGGCCAGTTATTACTTCGCACTTTAGCCATGCCTGCTGATACCAATGCAAATGGCGATATTTTTGGTGGCTGGATCATGTCCCAGCTCGACCTGGCCGGCGCCATTCTGGCAAAGGAAATCTCGCGCGGTAAAGTGGTTACCGTCTCTGTCGACAACATTGTGTTTAAAGCACCGGTTGGTGTGGGTGATGTGGTGTGCTGTTATGGCGAATGTAACCGTATCGGGAATACATCGCTCTCTGTGGCCATGGAAGTGTGGGTCAAGCCCGTTGGCAATGACGGGATTGGCGAGCGTTACAAAGTCAGTGAAGCCACTTTTAATTATGTCGCCATTGATGCCAATGGCCGGCCTCGTCCGATCAAGAAAGCCTGA
- a CDS encoding YciI family protein gives MWYVIFSQDVENSLERRLSVRENHLARLKALQDEGRLLVAGPMPAIDSDNPGEAGFTGSTVIAEFGSLEEAKAWADADPYIEAGVYDKVIVKPFKKVLPA, from the coding sequence ATGTGGTACGTCATTTTTTCTCAAGATGTTGAAAACAGTCTGGAGCGCCGTCTGAGCGTTCGCGAAAATCACCTGGCTCGCCTCAAAGCCCTGCAGGATGAAGGTCGTCTGCTGGTTGCCGGACCTATGCCCGCCATTGACAGCGACAATCCGGGTGAAGCTGGTTTTACCGGCTCTACCGTCATCGCCGAGTTTGGCTCACTGGAAGAAGCAAAAGCCTGGGCTGATGCAGATCCTTACATTGAAGCCGGAGTGTATGACAAGGTCATCGTGAAGCCCTTCAAAAAAGTACTGCCGGCCTGA
- the gspS2 gene encoding type II secretion system pilot lipoprotein GspS-beta, with protein MMMNRASIKALFAAVMAAVVLTGCAKSQEDLTNELAERRAAVINSKAPYPKIDQYQIMKAKAQQNIVEITILYGGGGKVAPTQAAQAAAANFCSNPELTPMVSEGLGYLIQILDMRGRPVVQQPINAQFCAQIVAPGS; from the coding sequence ATGATGATGAATCGAGCATCCATCAAGGCCCTGTTTGCCGCCGTCATGGCTGCGGTTGTTCTTACCGGTTGTGCTAAATCGCAGGAAGATCTGACCAACGAACTTGCAGAGCGCCGGGCAGCGGTCATTAACTCTAAAGCGCCTTACCCCAAGATTGATCAGTATCAGATCATGAAAGCCAAAGCGCAGCAGAATATCGTTGAAATCACCATTCTCTACGGCGGTGGCGGTAAAGTGGCCCCGACCCAAGCTGCGCAGGCAGCAGCAGCAAACTTCTGCAGTAACCCGGAACTGACCCCTATGGTCAGCGAAGGATTGGGTTATCTGATTCAGATCCTGGATATGCGGGGCAGACCTGTGGTGCAGCAGCCAATCAACGCACAATTCTGTGCCCAGATTGTGGCGCCCGGCTCCTGA
- a CDS encoding class I SAM-dependent methyltransferase, whose amino-acid sequence MDASALPLFCQHLLSQLASPPHEVRRLFHGRGRRWAGLEQLTADWLDGQVQISLFKEQDADFLAALTAALHELVQTDIWQRSGAVSLLVQHRDRFGSPMEVIWGELQTWQQVTENGLKFQLDLGQKQNNGLFLDMRYGRRWVMDQAKGSKVLNLFAYTCGFSVAAIAGGAAHVVNLDMAKAALARGRDNHRLNGHDLNQVSFLGHDIFKTWGKLKKHGPYDLIIIDPPSFQKGSFALTTDYAKILRRLPDMLAADGKVLACVNSPAVSPQFLIDGMAGEAPELKFIERLDNPPEFEDLDHDSALKAMVFAR is encoded by the coding sequence ATGGACGCTTCTGCTTTACCTCTGTTCTGTCAACATTTGCTGTCGCAACTGGCTTCTCCGCCTCATGAAGTGCGTCGGTTATTTCATGGTCGCGGCCGGCGCTGGGCCGGACTGGAGCAACTGACGGCCGACTGGCTTGACGGGCAGGTACAGATATCCCTGTTTAAAGAACAGGATGCTGACTTTCTGGCTGCGTTGACAGCTGCACTTCACGAGCTGGTACAAACGGACATTTGGCAGCGCTCGGGTGCAGTCTCGCTGTTGGTGCAGCACCGTGACCGTTTCGGCTCACCCATGGAAGTGATCTGGGGAGAGCTGCAAACCTGGCAGCAAGTGACGGAAAATGGCCTTAAGTTTCAACTCGACTTGGGCCAGAAGCAAAATAACGGCCTGTTTCTGGACATGCGCTATGGTCGTCGGTGGGTCATGGATCAGGCGAAAGGCAGCAAAGTGCTTAATTTGTTTGCCTATACGTGCGGGTTTTCAGTTGCCGCCATTGCCGGTGGTGCGGCGCACGTGGTGAATCTGGATATGGCTAAAGCGGCTTTGGCGCGCGGCCGGGATAATCACCGGCTGAACGGCCACGATCTGAACCAGGTCAGCTTTTTAGGGCACGATATCTTTAAAACCTGGGGCAAACTGAAAAAGCATGGACCGTATGATCTGATTATTATTGACCCGCCGTCATTCCAGAAAGGCAGTTTCGCACTCACGACAGATTACGCCAAAATCCTGCGCCGCCTACCGGATATGCTGGCCGCCGATGGTAAGGTACTGGCGTGTGTCAATTCACCAGCCGTGTCCCCCCAGTTTCTGATTGATGGCATGGCAGGCGAAGCGCCTGAACTGAAGTTCATCGAGCGGCTTGATAATCCGCCTGAGTTTGAAGATCTGGACCATGACAGCGCGCTGAAGGCTATGGTGTTTGCCCGATAA
- a CDS encoding TIGR01621 family pseudouridine synthase gives MFTLLHQTPDFLVICKHAGVSVHKDDNDQPLLADVAAATGDQQLYLIHRLDKMTSGILLLGRHAKAAAELSGNFARREVQKFYLAISSKKPKKKQGTVIGDMSRSRRRSWKLETTRENPAITQFISTAAGDGRRLFLCKPCTGKTHQIRVALKSVGAGITGDDIYGQEAADRGYLHAFALQFTFQGQVYCFICPPEQGELWQGAQVQTALAGWSAPWDIHWPSLPSGLVKPRVD, from the coding sequence ATGTTTACACTGCTGCATCAAACCCCGGATTTCCTCGTTATTTGCAAACATGCGGGCGTGAGTGTGCATAAAGATGACAATGATCAGCCATTGTTGGCAGATGTCGCTGCGGCAACCGGTGATCAACAGCTGTATCTGATCCACCGTCTCGATAAGATGACCTCCGGCATTTTGCTGCTGGGCCGTCACGCCAAAGCTGCCGCCGAGTTATCGGGTAATTTTGCCCGTCGTGAAGTACAGAAGTTTTATCTCGCAATCAGCAGCAAGAAACCCAAAAAGAAGCAGGGCACAGTGATTGGTGATATGAGCCGTTCACGTCGTCGCAGCTGGAAACTGGAGACGACACGAGAGAATCCGGCCATTACCCAGTTTATTTCAACCGCTGCCGGCGATGGCCGCCGGCTGTTTCTGTGTAAACCCTGTACAGGGAAAACCCATCAAATCCGGGTGGCGCTGAAAAGTGTCGGTGCCGGTATTACCGGTGATGACATTTATGGCCAGGAAGCAGCCGACCGGGGATATTTACACGCATTTGCTCTGCAGTTTACCTTTCAGGGGCAAGTCTATTGCTTTATTTGTCCGCCTGAACAAGGCGAGTTATGGCAAGGGGCGCAAGTGCAGACCGCCCTGGCCGGGTGGTCAGCCCCCTGGGACATTCACTGGCCTTCGTTACCTTCAGGGCTGGTTAAACCGCGTGTTGACTAA
- a CDS encoding sodium-dependent transporter, which produces MANRAQFSSRIGFILAAAGSAVGLGNIWGFPTQAASNGGAVFLMVYLLMVFALAYPLLVAELTIGRYGNADPITSLRKVWPQQKALMGLVGLAGMIAVSLILSFYAIVAGWLLGYLLAPICEAAGLVSLAHWLETFSSGRNLVLMLIFMWLTVMVVRSGVADGIEKWSTRLMPVLLLLFVVMVIYILTQDGAWAGLRLYLVPDFSHLSPKLIVSAMGQAFFSLSLGVCTMMVYGSYLSKSANLPKTAAQVALLDTGVAFIAGMLILPAMFVAQHNGVVIYDESGALLASDTLVFSVLPTMFDTMGPVGMIVGILFFVLMIIAALTSSISMLEVPVSCAIEELNLKRHTAVWWIGGFICVISAVIVFNFDALFGRVVIMTTAYAQPIIGMIFALLVGWIWHRDKVLQEIRKGYPAVESSLFWRIWPWYVRIVCPVLMLLVFFVQ; this is translated from the coding sequence ATGGCGAACAGAGCGCAATTCAGCTCCCGGATAGGCTTTATTCTGGCCGCGGCTGGCTCCGCGGTCGGTCTGGGCAATATCTGGGGCTTTCCGACTCAGGCAGCCAGCAATGGCGGCGCCGTCTTTCTGATGGTGTATTTACTGATGGTGTTTGCACTGGCTTATCCCTTACTGGTGGCCGAGCTGACCATAGGCCGCTATGGCAATGCCGATCCCATCACTTCACTGCGGAAAGTCTGGCCGCAGCAGAAAGCCCTGATGGGGTTGGTCGGGCTGGCGGGCATGATTGCAGTGTCGCTGATACTGAGTTTCTACGCGATTGTTGCCGGCTGGCTGCTGGGATATTTGCTGGCACCGATTTGTGAGGCGGCAGGGCTGGTTTCACTGGCTCACTGGCTGGAAACCTTTAGCAGCGGCCGCAACCTGGTACTCATGCTGATCTTTATGTGGCTGACTGTCATGGTCGTCAGGAGCGGCGTCGCCGATGGGATCGAAAAATGGTCCACCCGTCTGATGCCTGTTCTGCTGCTGCTGTTCGTGGTTATGGTGATCTATATATTGACGCAGGACGGTGCCTGGGCGGGTCTGAGGTTGTATCTGGTGCCGGATTTCAGCCATCTGTCGCCCAAGTTAATTGTGAGTGCGATGGGGCAGGCGTTTTTCTCTCTGTCTCTGGGGGTGTGCACCATGATGGTGTACGGCTCGTACCTGAGTAAGTCGGCGAATTTACCGAAAACAGCGGCGCAGGTTGCACTGCTCGATACGGGGGTCGCCTTTATTGCCGGCATGTTGATCCTCCCGGCGATGTTTGTAGCTCAGCATAACGGGGTTGTGATTTATGACGAAAGCGGGGCATTACTGGCGTCAGATACACTGGTCTTCAGCGTGCTGCCAACCATGTTCGACACCATGGGGCCGGTGGGCATGATTGTCGGCATTCTGTTTTTTGTACTGATGATCATTGCGGCGCTGACTTCTTCCATTTCTATGCTGGAGGTGCCTGTGTCTTGTGCCATTGAAGAGCTGAACCTGAAGCGGCATACCGCTGTTTGGTGGATAGGTGGCTTCATCTGTGTCATCTCGGCGGTCATTGTCTTTAATTTTGACGCTTTGTTCGGCCGGGTCGTGATCATGACCACAGCCTATGCACAGCCGATCATCGGCATGATTTTCGCGCTGCTGGTGGGATGGATCTGGCACAGAGACAAAGTGTTGCAAGAAATCCGCAAAGGCTATCCGGCCGTTGAGTCCAGTCTGTTCTGGCGGATCTGGCCCTGGTATGTGCGCATTGTCTGTCCGGTACTCATGCTCCTGGTTTTTTTCGTCCAGTAA